Proteins co-encoded in one Vibrio fortis genomic window:
- a CDS encoding AraC family transcriptional regulator, with translation MTKEKILAAYEPSSVHQPLGTLDISLLFDGLESRGIDCKALLSSLGLSNIDWQNPNTQLSFADKLMVFKAVNRLLPQEGVGLWLGQQAKLSHFGVLGYVLATSENVLEAIKSGFKYLRLNGPIFSVVLIQDSDEAVIRIENSLDIGEMLPFCCEYFFSSLVSLFYQLTRQNLQLNDLCFSYLEPTYSLPVNGDKYRQRFGCNVTFAQTFCELRFSSAVLFEPLPSHDATTLEHYLASCHSIMASLGSSSVLSNQVKAMLYRELGQFPSIEQLAHEFGCSSRTLRRDLSKEKTSYHELLAEVRKELAKELLLSSDMSVEDIGERLGYSDSANFRRAFKRWMNQSPAEFRQRLSN, from the coding sequence ATGACAAAAGAGAAAATACTCGCTGCTTATGAACCGAGTAGTGTCCATCAACCACTGGGGACATTAGACATTTCATTACTGTTTGATGGTTTGGAGTCGCGTGGTATCGACTGTAAAGCGTTGTTGTCTTCGCTTGGTTTATCCAACATTGATTGGCAAAATCCTAATACCCAACTGAGTTTCGCCGACAAACTGATGGTGTTTAAGGCAGTAAATCGTCTATTACCACAGGAAGGGGTGGGGTTATGGCTTGGTCAACAGGCAAAGCTTAGCCATTTTGGGGTGCTTGGCTACGTGCTAGCGACGAGCGAAAACGTTTTGGAAGCAATAAAAAGTGGTTTTAAATATCTTCGTCTAAATGGCCCTATCTTCTCTGTCGTACTTATCCAAGATTCAGATGAAGCCGTTATCCGAATTGAGAACTCCTTAGATATCGGCGAAATGCTGCCATTTTGTTGTGAGTACTTCTTTAGCTCATTGGTTTCTCTGTTTTATCAGTTAACCCGCCAAAATCTACAGCTCAATGACCTGTGCTTTTCTTATCTTGAACCCACGTACTCTTTACCAGTTAATGGGGATAAGTATCGGCAGCGCTTTGGTTGTAATGTGACGTTTGCTCAAACGTTTTGTGAACTGCGCTTTAGCAGTGCGGTACTTTTTGAACCATTACCTAGCCATGATGCGACAACCCTGGAACATTATTTGGCATCCTGTCATAGCATTATGGCAAGTTTAGGCTCTTCTTCTGTTCTCAGTAATCAAGTGAAAGCGATGCTTTATCGAGAATTGGGTCAATTTCCTTCGATTGAGCAATTAGCTCACGAGTTTGGTTGTTCTTCACGAACATTGCGTCGTGACTTATCCAAAGAGAAGACCAGTTATCATGAACTGCTTGCGGAAGTTCGCAAAGAGCTTGCCAAAGAGCTGTTACTGAGCAGCGATATGAGCGTAGAAGATATAGGAGAGCGTCTTGGCTACAGTGATTCCGCCAACTTTAGACGAGCATTCAAGCGTTGGATGAATCAGTCCCCAGCCGAGTTTCGCCAGCGCTTGTCGAATTAG
- a CDS encoding DUF2804 domain-containing protein: MIKPEIIRHAPTTIIDAHGKPVFGQFDTIPHQLNIERFDYRNAMDNRANKLQRYFHYKQFQFVSVVTSSHVIGVAIADIRYLGSAFCYVYNIKENRIEEQSWLRPLSFDKVTTSSPFQGDTHIACGQILFSINQGKWTAEIKTKQVQASLEFLSENNSHPLSMTTPTGYSGWTYTQKHNALAVRGKLIVDGNDVNLDNALGGYDFSAGYMRRETSWRWASINTHLFDESSQSTRLGLNLAAGVNETGTCENALWVNGIKHLLPSVYFEFDRDDITQPWQVHSEDRRIDLTFTPCNKRSEKLNFLVLKSNFRQFIGHFSGSIKDNNGVIHQLDHVLGLTEDHFARW; the protein is encoded by the coding sequence ATGATTAAACCTGAAATCATCCGACACGCACCCACCACTATTATTGACGCTCATGGCAAACCTGTTTTTGGTCAGTTTGATACGATCCCTCACCAACTGAACATAGAGAGGTTCGATTATCGTAACGCCATGGATAATCGTGCCAATAAGTTACAGCGCTACTTTCATTACAAGCAGTTTCAATTCGTTAGCGTAGTTACATCAAGCCATGTCATTGGTGTTGCCATTGCTGACATTCGTTATCTAGGTTCAGCCTTCTGCTATGTATACAACATCAAAGAGAACCGAATCGAAGAGCAGTCTTGGCTTCGACCATTGTCATTCGACAAAGTTACGACCTCTTCTCCCTTTCAAGGCGACACTCACATAGCATGCGGTCAGATTCTATTCAGCATTAACCAAGGTAAATGGACGGCAGAGATAAAGACCAAACAGGTACAAGCTAGCCTCGAATTTTTATCCGAAAACAATAGCCACCCACTCTCAATGACAACGCCAACGGGTTACTCAGGTTGGACCTATACCCAGAAACACAATGCCCTTGCAGTCAGAGGAAAGCTAATCGTTGATGGGAATGACGTAAATCTCGACAACGCATTGGGAGGGTATGACTTTTCTGCTGGTTATATGCGCAGAGAAACCAGTTGGCGCTGGGCGAGCATAAACACACACCTTTTCGATGAATCTTCTCAATCCACTCGTTTAGGGTTGAACCTGGCTGCAGGAGTTAATGAAACCGGAACCTGCGAGAACGCACTGTGGGTGAATGGTATTAAGCACCTACTTCCTTCGGTCTACTTTGAATTTGATCGCGATGACATCACGCAACCTTGGCAGGTTCACTCTGAAGATCGCCGAATTGATCTCACTTTCACGCCTTGCAATAAACGCAGCGAAAAACTGAACTTCCTCGTACTCAAGAGCAATTTTCGTCAGTTCATCGGCCACTTTTCAGGTTCAATAAAAGACAACAATGGAGTCATCCACCAGCTTGATCATGTGCTTGGTTTAACCGAAGACCACTTTGCTCGTTGGTAA
- a CDS encoding sterol desaturase family protein, producing the protein MNIESLINNPEWLLVVLAPLFIVCMLAEYFIGQKQNHLPENSRYTLPEVACNFTLAGMHQLSDLLTGLLVAHLYLWLFGWRLMDIEMGLASFLLLMVLQDFFYYWFHRASHRTRWMWASHVAHHSSERMNFSTAFRQSLMYPISGMWVFWLPLVIIGFEPKWVVFVVLLNLGLQFFVHTQWIRTLGPLEWVFNTPSHHRVHHGRNPQYIDKNYAGVLIIWDKLFGTFEPEVETVRYGTTKPVNSDNPITVTFQEWKLIFQDLRNSEYSWPKKLRMMFTPPSD; encoded by the coding sequence ATGAATATAGAGTCACTCATTAATAATCCGGAATGGTTACTCGTGGTACTTGCACCGCTTTTTATCGTTTGTATGCTGGCAGAATATTTCATTGGACAAAAACAAAACCATCTACCCGAAAACTCTCGCTACACTCTTCCAGAAGTTGCCTGCAATTTTACGCTAGCTGGAATGCATCAACTATCGGATTTGCTCACGGGCTTATTGGTCGCACACCTCTACCTTTGGCTCTTTGGTTGGAGGTTAATGGATATAGAAATGGGGCTAGCTAGCTTCCTATTATTAATGGTACTGCAAGACTTTTTCTATTACTGGTTCCACCGAGCCAGTCATCGAACACGCTGGATGTGGGCATCGCATGTAGCCCACCATAGCTCTGAACGAATGAACTTCAGCACTGCGTTTCGTCAAAGTTTGATGTACCCAATATCAGGCATGTGGGTGTTCTGGTTGCCTCTGGTAATCATCGGTTTCGAGCCAAAATGGGTGGTATTCGTCGTGCTTCTCAACCTCGGTTTGCAGTTCTTTGTTCATACGCAATGGATACGCACGCTAGGTCCTTTGGAGTGGGTTTTCAATACGCCTTCTCACCACCGTGTACATCATGGTCGCAATCCGCAATATATCGACAAAAACTACGCTGGCGTGCTCATCATCTGGGACAAACTATTCGGCACGTTTGAACCCGAGGTGGAAACCGTTCGCTACGGTACGACAAAACCAGTCAACAGTGACAATCCAATAACCGTTACTTTTCAAGAGTGGAAACTCATTTTCCAAGACTTGCGAAACAGTGAATATAGCTGGCCTAAAAAGCTCAGAATGATGTTTACACCCCCATCCGATTAA